The Nitrospira sp. genome includes a region encoding these proteins:
- a CDS encoding glycosyltransferase family 4 protein — MRIAQVSPLWESVPPKLYGGTERIVSYITEELVAMGHDVTLFASGDSETSAKLEAICPQALRLNTGIFNRDAPLIMQQERALGVSGNFDIVHSHLDFLGFPVARRNAVPMVTTLHGRLDLPELEPIFREFIEMPLVSISASQRRPLPWANWAGTIHHGLPRNLYGFHQKSDGYLAFLGRISPEKRPDQAIEIAKRSGIPLKMAAKVDPADRVYFEAAVEPLLNHPLIEFVGEISDAEKNDFVGNAMALVCPYDWPEPFGLVLIEALACGTPVLAYRRGSIPEIIDHGVTGFVCETVDEMVEAVGQVHLIDRRRCRAAFDERFTADRMARDYVALYERILDGVAVQAGAHKVNEGSRHV, encoded by the coding sequence ATGAGAATCGCGCAGGTGTCGCCGCTGTGGGAAAGCGTTCCACCCAAACTGTATGGGGGGACCGAACGAATTGTGTCGTACATTACTGAAGAATTGGTCGCGATGGGGCATGATGTGACACTGTTCGCCAGCGGCGATTCGGAAACGAGTGCCAAGCTGGAGGCCATCTGCCCGCAGGCGCTGCGGTTGAACACCGGGATCTTCAACCGGGATGCTCCGCTGATTATGCAGCAAGAGCGAGCGCTCGGTGTGAGCGGCAACTTCGATATCGTGCACTCCCATCTCGATTTTCTTGGGTTTCCGGTTGCGCGTCGCAATGCGGTCCCCATGGTGACCACTTTACACGGGCGCCTGGATCTCCCGGAGCTGGAGCCGATCTTTCGTGAGTTCATCGAAATGCCGCTGGTCTCCATTTCGGCTTCCCAGCGACGACCGCTCCCTTGGGCCAACTGGGCTGGAACCATCCACCATGGATTGCCGCGCAATCTCTACGGTTTCCATCAGAAGAGTGATGGGTATCTCGCGTTTCTTGGCCGTATCTCCCCTGAAAAGCGCCCTGATCAGGCGATTGAAATCGCCAAGCGCTCAGGTATCCCATTGAAAATGGCGGCAAAAGTCGACCCTGCAGATCGGGTGTATTTTGAGGCGGCGGTTGAGCCATTGCTCAATCACCCGTTGATCGAATTCGTCGGGGAGATATCCGATGCTGAAAAGAATGATTTTGTCGGAAACGCTATGGCGTTGGTCTGTCCCTATGATTGGCCGGAACCATTCGGACTGGTGTTGATCGAAGCCCTCGCCTGTGGAACGCCGGTACTGGCGTATCGACGGGGATCCATTCCCGAAATTATCGATCATGGAGTGACCGGTTTCGTGTGTGAAACCGTGGATGAGATGGTCGAGGCGGTGGGACAGGTGCATCTCATTGACCGTCGGCGCTGCCGGGCGGCGTTCGACGAGCGGTTTACTGCCGACCGGATGGCGCGTGACTATGTCGCGTTGTACGAGCGGATTCTCGACGGGGTGGCCGTGCAAGCTGGAGCGCATAAGGTGAATGAAGGGAGCCGACATGTCTGA